One Cuculus canorus isolate bCucCan1 chromosome 2, bCucCan1.pri, whole genome shotgun sequence genomic region harbors:
- the MRPL36 gene encoding 39S ribosomal protein L36, mitochondrial, which translates to MLSLLARAAARPLCSLGRLPFSALAPWRAAVPVLVSRAPLPWCGVAVPPPPGLLSLPLVAGLKTKVSLKRRCKDCFIVRRRGRLYVYCKTNPRHKQRKL; encoded by the coding sequence ATGCTGTCCCTCCTGGCCAGAGCCGCTGCCAGGCCGCTGTGCTCGCTGGGCCGCTTGCCCTTCTCTGCCCTGGCCCCGTGGCGGGCGGCAGTGCCCGTGCTGGTGAGCCGCGCCCCGCTGCCGTGGTGCGGGGTGGCTGTCCCACCGCCGCCCGGGCTGCTGTCACTGCCGCTCGTGGCAGGGCTGAAGACAAAAGTCTCGCTGAAGAGGCGGTGTAAGGACTGCTTCATCGTCCGGCGGCGTGGTAGGCTGTACGTCTACTGCAAGACCAACCCCAGGCACAAGCAGCGGAAGCTGTAG